CGATCGGGTCACCGACGAGGTCGGTACCGTCGCGGACACCGACCTCGCGGATCTGCAGTCGGTGTCCGTTCTCGAATCGCCCGAACGAGTCCCCACGCTCGCGGAGATGCTCGCGGCGGTGCCGCCGAGCGTCGAGGTCAATCTCGAAATCAAGGATCGAGGCGTCGCCGCGGACGTCCTCGACGCGATCGACGACGTCGACAACCGGGTCGTCACCACCTCCTTTCTGGAACCCGAACTGCGATCGATCCGGGACCTCGATTCGAGCCAGCCGATCGGCCTGCTGGTCAGCCGTCGACTCGGCGACCCCGTAACGACGGCCGTCGAACTAAACTGCGACGTCATCGGGGCGAGCTATTGGCGCTGTCTGACGACTGGACTCGTCCCGCGGGCGAAGTCGGTCGGTCTCGAGATTCACGCGTGGTCGATCGAGCGCTGGCACCTGGCCAAACTGCTCGACCTCCGGGGCGTCGACTGCGTCTCGGCCGATCGGCCGATCCGCGTACAGTCGTTCGAATAGTGGGACAGTCCGGCCCAGGATTCAGTCGAAGAACAGCTCGGTACCCGGTGCCCGTTCAGCGTCGTCCGGTAGTTCGTCGAACCAGCCGACGTCCGCGGGGACGTCTTCCCCGGAGTCCGACGTGGCGAGATCGGCCACGTCCGTCCCGTTCGCGGGCGTCGCACTGAACACGACGAAGTGTCGCGTCGCCGTGCGTTCGCCGCCCTCGAGACGGGCTTCGAATCGCCACACGCCTTCGATCGCGTCGAGTTCGACGTCGAGTCCGACGACCGTTTCGACCGCCCGTCGGGCGGCGTCGTCGTACGCGTCCCCGGGCTCGACGTGGACGAGGGGCAGTTTCCAGGCACAGTCCGGCGTCAGTTTCCGAAGCAGCGCCGCTCCGCGTTCGTTCGTGACGCCAACGACGACAAGGTCTTCGAGGGCCGCCAGTTCGTCGAGCGCGGCGCGATCGACGGTATCGGTGTCCTCGTGAAACGGAACGTCGTCGCGGTCGCGAAGCGATGCGGGGTCGACGATCGGTTCGACGGTAGTGCTGTCTGACGTCGCGTCAGGTTGGTTCGATGTCATCGGTAGGGTGTCGCAGTGGGGTGGGTCGTAACGCAGCCCCGGCTTTCGGCGGTAAGCGCGCCGTCTCAACGACTATCGGCGACACGCCAAAGAAGCTACCGATTTTATTTCCGACTTTTATTCGTCTAGAAATAGGTTGGCTATGGTAATAACGGTTTTCCCAGGTCGATTTCGATCCGGCACCGATCCGACTGTCGCCGTCGTCGGAGTCGGTTCCGGAGACCAGTCCGGTGCGATCGGCGACTACCCGCTATCTCCGACCGTCGTCAAGTATCCCGTCCCTCGTCACCGTCGCTTATCCTCGTCTTCGACCGTCGTTACCGATACCGTGCGCGTGCGCGGGCCGTCGCACTCGACGAACAGCACCGACTGCCACGTCCCGAGTGCGGGCCGGCCGTTCTCGATCAGAATCGTCACGTCCAGACCGACGAGCATCGCCCGGAGGTGGGAATCCGCGTTCCCGTCGAGTTCGTCGTGCGCGTGGCCTTCGTCCGGTACCAGGTCCCGGAGGAACGATTCGATGTCGCCGCGCAGTCGGGGTTCGTCTTCCTGGACGACGAGCCCCGCCGTCGTGTGCCGGACGAACGCCGTACACGTCCCGGACCCGAGGTCGTCGGGGACGGCCGCGGCGATCCGATCGGTCACGTCGACGGTGGTGAGTCGATCGTCGGTCTCGACGGTGAACGTCGTCC
The nucleotide sequence above comes from Halosolutus halophilus. Encoded proteins:
- a CDS encoding glycerophosphodiester phosphodiesterase, with protein sequence MRLIAHRGFAATAPENTIAAVEFAAEYADAIEFDVRRCGSGELVVIHDETIDRVTDEVGTVADTDLADLQSVSVLESPERVPTLAEMLAAVPPSVEVNLEIKDRGVAADVLDAIDDVDNRVVTTSFLEPELRSIRDLDSSQPIGLLVSRRLGDPVTTAVELNCDVIGASYWRCLTTGLVPRAKSVGLEIHAWSIERWHLAKLLDLRGVDCVSADRPIRVQSFE
- a CDS encoding NUDIX hydrolase, which codes for MTSNQPDATSDSTTVEPIVDPASLRDRDDVPFHEDTDTVDRAALDELAALEDLVVVGVTNERGAALLRKLTPDCAWKLPLVHVEPGDAYDDAARRAVETVVGLDVELDAIEGVWRFEARLEGGERTATRHFVVFSATPANGTDVADLATSDSGEDVPADVGWFDELPDDAERAPGTELFFD
- a CDS encoding secondary thiamine-phosphate synthase enzyme YjbQ, with protein sequence MTRTTFTVETDDRLTTVDVTDRIAAAVPDDLGSGTCTAFVRHTTAGLVVQEDEPRLRGDIESFLRDLVPDEGHAHDELDGNADSHLRAMLVGLDVTILIENGRPALGTWQSVLFVECDGPRTRTVSVTTVEDEDKRR